The following nucleotide sequence is from Azospirillum brasilense.
GCGTGGGGTTCATCGCCGGGGCGAAGTCCTGGCGGCCCAGCCGCGACCGGTGTTCGCGCAAGGCCCACTGGACGGTCGGGAAGGCCAGATCGTCCCAGGGGATCTCCTCCCAGCGGAACAGCCCGACCTCCTGGCTCTCCGGCCCGGCGGACACGTCCGGCGACAGCAGGCGGGCGCGGAAAATGAGCTGCACCTGACTGATGCGTGGGATGTCGTAGACGGCCAGCAGCGAGTCGATGGCGATCCTGGCCCGCGCCTCCTCCCACGCCTCGCGGGCGGCGCCCTCCATGGTGCTTTCTCGCTCCTCCATGAAGCCGGCGGGCAGCGTCCAATAGCCCTTGCGCGGTTCGATGGCGCGGCGGCACAGCAGGATGCGGTCCTCCCAGGTCGCCACCGACCCGACGACGATCAGCGGGTTCTGGTAGGCGATGTAGCCGCAATCCGGACAGGTCAGCCGCTCGCGATCCTCGCCGGGCGGAATGGTGCGGACGCGGGGGCCCTTGAGGGGGCCGGGAGGGAAACCGGAGGGGGAGGACGGATCGTCGGGCATCCGTCGGATATGGCGCAGACGGCGACGGCGGGCAAGCCCGCTTCACCGACCCGCATCGCAGGCAGAACGGAGCCGCAGGGAGGGTTCTTCTTTGTTCATTGCCCGTTCTCTTTCCTGATTCGTTCCTGTAGTCTCGCCTGTGGTCTCGGCATTTGCAGCGATCTTCGGGGAATTTCATGCAGTTCGCGTTCGACGCACAGTCGGTGGCTCTCGGCGGTCTTGCCGGCGCCCTTCTCGGGGCGATCCTGGCGGGCATGATCGTGCGCCTCTACGCCGCACGCGCCGAGGCGGAGGCCGCCGCCATCCACGCCGAGCTGGTCACCCGGCTCGACGTCGCCGAGCGAATCGAAGGCGACCTGCGGGAAGAGGTGGAGGCCCGCGACCACCAGATCACCCGGCTGACCGGCGAGCTGTCCGCCGCCCGCGAACGGCAGGCGGAGCTGTCCACCACGCTGGCCCGCGAGCGCGCGTCGGCGGCGGAGAAGCTGGCCCTTCTGGAGCGCGCGCAGGCCACCCTGTCCGACAGCTTCAAGGCCCTGTCCGCGGAGGCCCTGCGCTCCAACAACCAGAGCTTCCTCGACCTCGCCAAGGAAACGCTGACGACCTTCCAGGAGCAGGCGCGCGGCGACCTGGAAAAGCGTCAGACCGCCATCGCCGACATCGTCGCCCCGGTCCGCCAGTCGCTGGAACGCATGGACGGCCAGATCCAGGAGATGGAGCGCAGCCGCGCCGGCGCCTACGAGGGGCTGAAGCAGCAGGTGCTGTCGCTGGTGGAGACCCAGGCCCAGCTCCGCGCCGAGACCGGCAACCTCGTCCGCGCCCTGCGCAGCCCGGTGGCCCGCGGGCGCTGGGGCGAGATCCAGCTCCGCCGGGTCTGCGAGATGGCGGGCATGCTCGACCATTGCGACTTCGTGGAGCAGATGAGCGTGGAGGCCGCCGGCGGGCGGCTGCGCCCCGACCTCGTGGTCAAGCTGCCCGGCGGCAAGACCATCGTGGTGGACGCCAAGACGCCGCTGGAGGGCTATCTCGACGGGGTGCAGGCCGCCGACGACGGCGCCCGCCGCGACGGGTTGTCGCGCCACGCCCGCCACGTGCGCGAGCATATGAAGCAGCTCGGCACCAAGGC
It contains:
- a CDS encoding NUDIX hydrolase, translated to MPDDPSSPSGFPPGPLKGPRVRTIPPGEDRERLTCPDCGYIAYQNPLIVVGSVATWEDRILLCRRAIEPRKGYWTLPAGFMEERESTMEGAAREAWEEARARIAIDSLLAVYDIPRISQVQLIFRARLLSPDVSAGPESQEVGLFRWEEIPWDDLAFPTVQWALREHRSRLGRQDFAPAMNPTPDVLAQWERML
- the rmuC gene encoding DNA recombination protein RmuC — translated: MQFAFDAQSVALGGLAGALLGAILAGMIVRLYAARAEAEAAAIHAELVTRLDVAERIEGDLREEVEARDHQITRLTGELSAARERQAELSTTLARERASAAEKLALLERAQATLSDSFKALSAEALRSNNQSFLDLAKETLTTFQEQARGDLEKRQTAIADIVAPVRQSLERMDGQIQEMERSRAGAYEGLKQQVLSLVETQAQLRAETGNLVRALRSPVARGRWGEIQLRRVCEMAGMLDHCDFVEQMSVEAAGGRLRPDLVVKLPGGKTIVVDAKTPLEGYLDGVQAADDGARRDGLSRHARHVREHMKQLGTKAYWDQFADSPEFVVLFLPGENFFSAALEHDPALIEAGIDHRVILATPTTLIALLRAVAYGWRQERLTDSAREISALGAELYKRLHDLGGHMERLGGQLEKAVGSYNGAVGSLESRVLVTARRFRDLHATPDSAEEIPLLEPLDHAPRPLQAPELRAAELRAAARA